The DNA region GGATATTCGTGATCCTCAATCTTTTGCCGTAGCACATGCTGAACACGCCAAACATTTAACCAACGACACCATCGTTGATTTAATGAATGAAGTGGAATTTGATCAACCGGTTTTGGTTATGTGCTATCACGGGATCAGCAGCCAAGGTGCCGCTCAATATTTGGTAAACCAAGGCTATGAAGAAGTGTATAGTGTGGATGGTGGCTTTGAAGCGTGGCAACGAAGTGGTTTACCTATGGTAAAAATGGCGTAAAGTTATTCGCTTAAAAGTAGATTGAAAGTAAGAAAATCTAGGTAGGTAGTATGGTTCGGTTAGTCGCTTTAAATAACCCTCGTTTAGCGCAAGCATTTATTGATTACATGGCGTCTCGTCATATCGAAGTGCAGATGATGCCAGAGGGAGATGGTCAGTTTGCTTTGTGGTTAAAACAGGCTGAGTATCAAGTTGAAACGGAAGCCGAACTGGCAATATTTCTTGAAAACCCCCATGCAGCTAAATATC from Vibrio casei includes:
- the glpE gene encoding thiosulfate sulfurtransferase GlpE, with product MDQFQHINVAQAQEMLTMRPAVLLDIRDPQSFAVAHAEHAKHLTNDTIVDLMNEVEFDQPVLVMCYHGISSQGAAQYLVNQGYEEVYSVDGGFEAWQRSGLPMVKMA